The nucleotide sequence GATGGAGCTAAGTGTAATTTAAATATAAAAGCTGAAGGTGTAAATGAACATCATAAAATAGAAGCCATTTTCAAAGCGTTTGCGAAAGCAATTAAAATGGCTGTAAAACGTGATGTTGAAAAAATGATTTTACCGTCAACTAAAGGAGTCTTATAACATTTTACATTCTGTATTAGATGCAGAATTCATGATAACACATAAATTTCTAAATGAAATTAATAATAATAGATTATGGTGCAGGGAATATAAAAAGTATTCAATTTGCGTTTAAAAGATTAGGTGTTGAAGCCATTTTATCCAATAACCCTGAAGAGATTAAATCTGCTGATAAAGTAATTTTTCCAGGAGTAGGAGAAGCGAATAGCGCGATGATTAAGCTAAAAGAAAGTAAATTAGATAAAATAATTCCAGAGCTTACACAACCAGTTTTGGGAATCTGTTTAGGAATGCAACTTTTATGCAAATCTAGTGAGGAAGGAAATACACAAGGTTTAGGTATATTTGATGTAGATATTAAACGATTTTCTAACGAAGTTAAAGTGCCTCAAATGGGATGGAACACTATCCAGAATTTAAAATCTGATTTGTTTAAAGGAGTTGATGAAGATGCATATATGTATTTAGTACATAGTTTTTATGCTGAAAATAGCCTTCAAACGATTGCAGAAACAAATTATAATGGATGTTATGCTACAGCATTACAAAATAAGAATTTTTATGGTGTACAATTCCACCCAGAAAAGAGTGGAGATGTAGGTAGTTTGATATTGAAAAACTTTTTAGAACTATAATGTAATGGAAAAACTAGATATTACTGATTTAACAAAAAATATTACAGACGATTGGAAAAATTTTCCTGTAAGCGAAATAAATGATCATGTTGTTAGAGTTAGTGTTTTGCAAAAGGATTTCCATTGGCATAAACACACTAAAAGTGATGAGTTTTTCTATATTGTAGAAGGTGAATTATTTGTTGATTTTAAAGATAAAACAGAACGTTTAACAAAAGGGCAAATGATTAAAGTTCCAAAAAATGTAATACATCGAACACGTTCTAATAAACGAACAACGATTTTATGTTTTGAAACTACGAATAATGATGTTAGTGGAGATATTTAAAATATGAATTCTGAATTACAAAATTTAAGTAGCTATTAATTAAACAAATTCTTGTTATTACAAGAAAAAAATATGAGAATAATACCAGCAATAGACATTATAGATGGAAAATGTGTACGTTTAACTAAAGGAGATTATGATACTAAAAAAATCTATAATGAAAACCCTCTTGAAGTTGCAAAACAGTTTGAAGCAAGTGGCATCGAATATTTACATTTAGTAGATTTAGATGGAGCAAAAGCAAAAGAGATTATTAATTATAAAATATTAGAGCAAATTGCTACTAAAACTAATTTAAAAGTAGATTTTGGTGGGGGATTAAAATCTGATGAAGATTTACATATTGCTTTTAATTCTGGAGCTAAGCAAATTACAGGCGGTAGTATTGCTGTAAAAAATCCAGAAATATTTGAGCATTGGATT is from Flavobacteriaceae bacterium and encodes:
- the hisH gene encoding imidazole glycerol phosphate synthase subunit HisH, with the protein product MKLIIIDYGAGNIKSIQFAFKRLGVEAILSNNPEEIKSADKVIFPGVGEANSAMIKLKESKLDKIIPELTQPVLGICLGMQLLCKSSEEGNTQGLGIFDVDIKRFSNEVKVPQMGWNTIQNLKSDLFKGVDEDAYMYLVHSFYAENSLQTIAETNYNGCYATALQNKNFYGVQFHPEKSGDVGSLILKNFLEL
- a CDS encoding cupin domain-containing protein, giving the protein MEKLDITDLTKNITDDWKNFPVSEINDHVVRVSVLQKDFHWHKHTKSDEFFYIVEGELFVDFKDKTERLTKGQMIKVPKNVIHRTRSNKRTTILCFETTNNDVSGDI